A region from the Musa acuminata AAA Group cultivar baxijiao chromosome BXJ1-10, Cavendish_Baxijiao_AAA, whole genome shotgun sequence genome encodes:
- the LOC135596207 gene encoding peroxidase A2-like: MASSSASYWLTASLAFILTVQLLLLRESQAQLSSTFYDSSCPNVSSIVLDQVQQAQKSDTRILASLTRLFFHDCFVNGCDGSILLDNSSTIVTEKDAVPNNNSARGFDVVDNIKAAVENSCSGIVSCADILALAAEVSVNLSGGPKWSVLLGRRDGTTANITAANNLPGPRDNLTTLQQKFNDVGLNDTDLVALSGGHTFGRAQCRSFSNRLYNFSDNSTTDPSLNSTYLTTLQNNCPQGGNGSTLNNLDLTTPDTFDNKYYTNLQTKEGLLQSDQELYGTGASTASIVDQFAANQTVFFESFIAAMINMGNISPLTGSNGEIRSDCKKVNGASERYTIRMAVKDLSSAKA, from the exons ATGGCGTCTTCTTCCGCCTCTTACTGGCTCACAGCTTCCTTGGCCTTCATCCTCACCGtccagctcctcctcctccgcgagTCCCAGGCTCAACTGAGCTCCACATTCTACGACAGCTCGTGCCCCAACGTGTCGTCGATCGTGCTCGACCAGGTTCAGCAGGCTCAGAAGTCCGACACTCGGATCCTCGCCAGCCTCACTCGACTCTTCTTCCACGACTGCTTCGTAAAC GGTTGTGATGGATCCATTCTGCTGGACAACAGTTCTACCATAGTGACCGAGAAGGACGCCGTTCCAAATAATAACTCTGCGCGGGGGTTCGACGTCGTCGACAACATCAAAGCTGCAGTGGAGAATAGTTGCTCAGGCATCGTCTCCTGCGCCGATATCTTAGCTCTCGCAGCTGAAGTTTCTGTGAACTTG TCAGGAGGACCCAAATGGAGCGTGCTACTGGGAAGGAGGGACGGAACCACCGCCAACATCACCGCTGCAAACAACCTGCCGGGCCCCCGCGACAACCTCACCACGCTGCAACAAAAGTTCAACGATGTCGGCCTCAATGACACCGATCTGGTTGCTTTGTCGG gCGGTCACACCTTCGGCCGCGCGCAGTGCCGCTCCTTCAGCAACCGGCTCTACAACTTCAGCGACAACAGCACCACCGACCCGTCGCTCAACTCCACCTACTTGACCACCCTACAGAACAACTGCCCGCAGGGAGGAAACGGCAGCACTCTGAATAATCTCGACCTGACCACGCCGGACACCTTCGACAACAAGTACTACACCAACCTGCAGACCAAAGAGGGGCTCTTACAGTCCGACCAGGAGCTCTACGGCACCGGCGCCTCCACCGCCTCCATCGTCGACCAATTCGCGGCCAACCAGACCGTCTTCTTCGAGAGCTTCATCGCGGCGATGATCAACATGGGGAATATTAGTCCGCTGACGGGCAGCAATGGAGAGATCAGGAGCGACTGTAAGAAGGTCAATGGCGCATCCGAGCGGTATACGATCAGGATGGCTGTGAAAGATCTCTCGAGTGCTAAAGCTTGA
- the LOC135596208 gene encoding protein Barley B recombinant-like, with amino-acid sequence MDEDGGLGIRNWGYYEPPSKGNLGLQLMSSAAERNTKPLQSGGGFFHRDCSIPEPSVQMDFGRDGWIHHGRDSNKILEMLPVNHHHHHHHSHYGILHDPSVTQNIQMLQHPEPPKDDKLPMMDEPVGKNETPLKKRAQARPQKSSKAKKPKKVAAPKDETTNGSVSHGKSSRSSGMVINGITLDISGIPTPVCSCTGKPQPCYRWGAGGWQSACCTTSISMYPLPMSTKRRGARIAGRKMSQGAFKKVLEKLTEEGHNLSNPIDLRPLWAKHGTNKFVTIR; translated from the coding sequence ATGGATGAGGATGGGGGGTTGGGCATTCGGAATTGGGGCTACTATGAGCCGCCTTCGAAGGGGAACCTTGGCTTGCAGCTCATGTCCTCGGCTGCGGAGCGCAACACCAAGCCTCTGCAGTCCGGCGGAGGATTCTTCCATCGGGATTGCAGTATCCCGGAGCCATCCGTGCAGATGGATTTTGGGAGAGATGGCTGGATCCACCATGGACGAGACAGCAATAAGATCCTTGAGATGCTGCCGGTgaatcaccatcaccatcaccaccaTTCCCATTACGGCATCCTTCATGATCCTTCGGTCACCCAGAACATCCAGATGTTGCAGCATCCGGAACCACCCAAGGATGACAAGCTTCCGATGATGGATGAACCTGTTGGTAAAAATGAGACTCCTTTAAAGAAGAGGGCCCAGGCTCGCCCCCAAAAATCATCAAAAGCTAAGAAGCCAAAGAAAGTAGCAGCACCGAAAGATGAGACCACTAATGGTTCTGTGTCACATGGGAAATCTAGTAGGAGCTCAGGAATGGTCATTAATGGAATTACCCTCGATATCTCAGGGATCCCAACGCCGGTTTGCTCTTGCACAGGCAAGCCACAGCCATGCTACCGATGGGGCGCTGGAGGCTGGCAGTCAGCTTGCTGCACCACCAGCATTTCGATGTACCCCCTCCCAATGAGCACCAAAAGGCGAGGGGCGCGCATTGCCGGCCGGAAGATGAGTCAGGGGGCATTCAAGAAGGTTTTGGAAAAGCTCACTGAAGAAGGCCATAACCTGTCTAATCCAATTGACTTGAGGCCTCTCTGGGCTAAACATGGCACCAACAAGTTTGTGACAATAAGGTAA